From a region of the Candidatus Sulfotelmatobacter sp. genome:
- a CDS encoding NAD(P)/FAD-dependent oxidoreductase — MAQVDYDVVIVGAGISGIDAAYRLHERNPELTYTILESRSALGGTWDVFRYPGIRSDSDIVTLGFPFRPYRGEKSIVDGATIRAYVAETAAHYGIDRRIRYRHTVVAAEWSSAQAHWTVTCSVNGATATLTCGFLLACAGYYDYAGGYAPEWPGMARFAGPVVYPQFWPADLDVRGKRVVVVGSGATAVTLVPALAGTAAHVTMLQRSPSYIAALPSRDELAHRIRRWLPRPLADAVVRWKNVAYSSFVYGLARKRPDRFRQLIRRGVLRAFGASYDPARHDVDVHFNPSYQPWDQRLCLAADADLFKALRSGDASVVTGRIAELTEHGVRLESGDELPADVIVSATGLTMQFFGGVALRVDGEPVDVSQRLVYKGTMLEGVPNLAFAFGYTHSSWTLKVDLNARYVARLIRYMRRRRFTTATPRPLREDLAREPLLTLTSGYVQRARGRLPQRGPFPWRTGDNYILDFLALHTGRLDDGTLRFA, encoded by the coding sequence ATGGCACAAGTGGACTATGACGTCGTCATCGTCGGAGCGGGGATCTCCGGCATCGACGCCGCGTACCGTCTCCACGAGCGCAACCCCGAACTGACCTATACGATCCTCGAGAGCCGCTCCGCCCTCGGCGGCACCTGGGACGTCTTCCGCTATCCCGGCATTCGCTCGGACTCCGACATCGTCACGCTCGGCTTCCCGTTCCGGCCGTACCGCGGTGAGAAGTCGATCGTCGACGGCGCGACGATCCGCGCCTACGTCGCCGAGACCGCCGCGCACTACGGGATCGATCGCCGCATTCGCTACCGCCATACGGTCGTGGCCGCCGAGTGGTCGAGCGCGCAAGCGCACTGGACCGTGACCTGTTCGGTGAACGGCGCGACCGCGACGTTGACCTGCGGCTTTCTGTTGGCGTGCGCGGGCTATTACGACTACGCGGGCGGATACGCGCCGGAGTGGCCCGGCATGGCGCGCTTCGCGGGGCCGGTCGTCTACCCGCAGTTCTGGCCCGCCGATCTCGACGTGCGCGGCAAGCGCGTCGTCGTCGTCGGCAGCGGCGCGACGGCGGTCACGCTGGTGCCGGCGCTGGCCGGAACCGCCGCGCACGTCACGATGCTGCAGCGCTCGCCCTCGTACATCGCGGCGCTCCCCTCGCGCGACGAGCTCGCGCACCGCATCCGCCGCTGGCTGCCGCGCCCGCTGGCCGACGCGGTCGTGCGGTGGAAGAACGTCGCCTACAGCTCGTTCGTCTACGGCTTGGCGCGCAAGCGGCCCGACCGCTTCCGGCAGCTGATCCGGCGCGGCGTGCTGCGCGCGTTCGGCGCGTCCTACGATCCGGCACGACACGACGTCGACGTGCACTTCAACCCCTCGTATCAGCCGTGGGACCAGCGGCTTTGCCTGGCCGCGGACGCCGATCTCTTCAAGGCGCTGCGCAGCGGCGACGCCTCGGTCGTCACCGGACGGATCGCCGAGCTCACCGAACACGGCGTGCGGCTGGAGTCGGGCGACGAGCTGCCGGCCGACGTGATCGTCAGCGCGACCGGGCTGACGATGCAGTTCTTCGGCGGCGTCGCGCTGCGCGTCGACGGCGAGCCGGTCGACGTCTCGCAACGCCTGGTCTACAAAGGCACGATGCTCGAGGGCGTGCCCAACCTGGCCTTCGCGTTCGGCTACACGCACTCGTCGTGGACGCTCAAAGTCGACTTGAACGCGCGCTACGTCGCCCGGTTGATCCGCTACATGCGCCGCCGCCGTTTCACGACCGCGACGCCGCGCCCGCTGCGCGAGGACCTCGCGCGCGAACCGTTGCTCACGCTCACCTCGGGCTACGTCCAGCGCGCCCGCGGCCGGCTTCCGCAACGCGGCCCGTTCCCGTGGCGCACCGGCGACAACTACATCCTCGACTTCCTGGCCCTGCACACCGGCCGCCTCGACGACGGCACCCTCCGCTTCGCCTGA
- a CDS encoding M56 family metallopeptidase, whose translation MIAPLAHVLFVYLLDGVWEGALFALAAALVLRSMPRGNATTRYAVLVLALCAVVVVPLLTAWLTLRSAPATVATTPATIVLRTNADDRLRVRVLREDLPALVTPPSEPRLPAFQRWNLPIPRLLALGVVGAWLLGMLYVGLRLVISLAHLEGLKRNALPLPLAYRDRLVAWTNAVKGSRGVRLCRSAEVTIPIAVGLFDAMILVPEALLDALSSEDIDRIILHELAHLRRNDDWLNAFERVVSAVLFFNPAVLWLVARLDLEREVACDDWVVTQTAQPLPYAHCLVRVVESASWPYRAMAAPGVFVTRRSMSIRIERLLSAHRDVRSRVALGPASLAVASIAALGVLAAYVSPSIADEPPATAAAPPAIATPHVVHTLSPEQRLVEWAVVPAAAAPHASAVALASAVPKRAPAVASLAPLRPVPAAAVKARPADGRRTYGPYAYAYAARPEPVPSPAPARIGDPTQVANDDYISELAAAGYTHLTLDQLIRMRSVGVTPALIRDLSAAGFTHLSPDELVHLAAVGVDGPYVRSMRSLFGNTLSVEDVVQLRAVGVTPEYVQTLKADGLASPSVSDAVSARAVGLDGDYIRTMRARFGNASVRELRNAQAVGVTPEYADQMRVAGLGNLDLRQLQQVRALGLDADYVRSMRTRFGNLSAGQLTNARAVGLTPEYADQMRAAGLPNLSFDDLRRLREFGIDPDFIKSCKAHGFTNLSVDQLVRIRASGLL comes from the coding sequence ATGATCGCGCCGCTCGCGCACGTCCTCTTCGTGTACTTGCTCGACGGCGTGTGGGAAGGCGCGCTGTTCGCCTTGGCGGCCGCGCTCGTGCTGCGCTCGATGCCGCGCGGCAACGCGACGACCCGCTACGCGGTGCTGGTGCTCGCGCTGTGCGCGGTGGTCGTCGTCCCGCTCTTGACCGCGTGGCTGACGCTGCGCAGCGCGCCCGCGACCGTCGCGACGACCCCGGCGACGATCGTCTTGCGCACGAACGCCGACGATCGGTTGCGCGTGCGGGTGCTGCGCGAAGACCTGCCCGCACTGGTGACGCCGCCGAGCGAGCCGCGGCTGCCGGCGTTCCAGCGCTGGAACCTGCCGATCCCGCGTCTGCTGGCGCTCGGCGTCGTCGGCGCGTGGCTGCTGGGAATGCTCTACGTCGGCCTGCGCCTGGTCATCAGCCTCGCGCACCTCGAAGGCCTCAAGCGCAACGCGCTGCCGTTGCCGCTCGCCTATCGCGACCGCCTCGTCGCGTGGACGAACGCGGTCAAGGGATCGCGCGGCGTACGCCTCTGCCGCTCGGCCGAGGTGACGATCCCGATCGCGGTCGGCCTGTTCGACGCCATGATCCTGGTCCCCGAGGCGCTGCTCGACGCGCTTTCGAGCGAGGACATCGATCGCATCATCCTGCACGAGCTCGCGCACTTGCGCCGGAACGACGACTGGCTCAACGCGTTCGAGCGCGTGGTGAGCGCGGTGCTGTTCTTCAACCCGGCCGTGCTCTGGCTGGTCGCCCGGCTCGATCTCGAGCGCGAGGTCGCGTGCGACGATTGGGTCGTGACGCAGACCGCGCAGCCGCTGCCGTACGCGCATTGCCTGGTGCGGGTGGTCGAATCGGCCAGCTGGCCGTACCGCGCGATGGCCGCGCCCGGCGTGTTCGTCACCCGGCGCAGCATGTCGATCCGCATCGAGCGGCTGCTCTCGGCGCACCGCGACGTGCGCTCGCGGGTCGCGCTCGGACCGGCCTCGCTGGCGGTGGCGTCGATCGCGGCGCTGGGCGTCCTGGCGGCCTACGTCTCGCCGTCGATCGCCGACGAACCGCCCGCGACAGCGGCGGCGCCGCCGGCGATCGCGACGCCGCACGTCGTGCATACCCTCTCGCCGGAACAACGGCTGGTCGAGTGGGCGGTCGTCCCGGCCGCCGCCGCGCCCCACGCGAGCGCGGTGGCCCTCGCGAGCGCCGTGCCCAAGCGCGCGCCGGCCGTCGCTTCGCTCGCGCCGCTGCGGCCCGTCCCCGCAGCCGCGGTGAAAGCGCGGCCCGCGGACGGAAGGCGTACGTACGGCCCGTACGCGTACGCCTACGCCGCCCGTCCCGAGCCGGTGCCGAGCCCGGCGCCGGCGCGAATCGGTGACCCGACGCAGGTCGCGAACGACGACTACATCAGCGAGCTCGCCGCCGCCGGCTACACGCACCTCACGCTCGATCAGCTGATTCGGATGCGTAGCGTCGGCGTCACGCCGGCGCTGATCCGGGACCTATCGGCGGCCGGCTTCACGCACCTCTCGCCCGACGAGCTGGTCCATCTGGCCGCGGTGGGAGTCGACGGTCCGTACGTGCGCAGCATGCGTTCGCTGTTCGGCAATACCCTGAGCGTCGAGGACGTCGTTCAGCTGCGCGCGGTCGGCGTGACGCCGGAGTACGTGCAGACGCTCAAAGCCGACGGCCTCGCCTCGCCGAGCGTCTCCGACGCCGTCAGCGCGCGCGCCGTCGGACTCGACGGAGACTACATCCGCACGATGCGCGCGCGCTTCGGCAACGCGAGCGTGCGCGAGCTGCGCAACGCGCAGGCGGTCGGCGTGACGCCGGAGTACGCCGACCAAATGCGCGTCGCCGGACTCGGGAACCTCGATCTGCGGCAGCTGCAGCAGGTGCGCGCGCTCGGGCTCGACGCCGACTACGTGCGCTCGATGCGAACGCGGTTCGGGAACCTGAGCGCGGGACAACTCACCAACGCGCGGGCCGTCGGGCTGACGCCCGAGTACGCCGACCAGATGCGCGCGGCCGGTCTGCCGAACCTGAGCTTCGACGACCTGCGCCGCCTGCGCGAGTTCGGCATCGATCCCGACTTCATCAAGAGCTGCAAAGCGCACGGGTTCACGAACTTGTCGGTCGATCAGCTCGTGCGGATCCGCGCCAGCGGGTTGCTGTGA
- a CDS encoding PHB depolymerase family esterase has product MTPSATITKLGSYHIAPGKIFVAGISSGGFFAVQMHFAHAGVVRGAAIYAGGVDWCAQDNVALALVDCGGETVNGQALYSSTLAQSESYVDQQSAAQTIDPEADIAGQPVYLWSGTQDQVVNPKEMADLAAEYEHYGARVTFDNGYPANHGWESPNGQVACGTAAEPYMIACEGANGQPYDSEQTWLTLFLGTLQPRNDGTLRGALLRFDQTEFGASAANSMDTNGTVFVPQTCAAGASCGLVVALHGCLQGHAQIGDDFVTEGGIDQWADGNGIVVLYPYAVESAGPQPYNPQGCWDWWGYDDPSYALKAGTQMQIIYAMVQRVAGTP; this is encoded by the coding sequence GTGACGCCGTCGGCGACGATCACCAAGCTCGGCTCGTATCACATCGCGCCGGGGAAGATCTTCGTGGCGGGCATCTCGTCGGGCGGGTTCTTCGCCGTGCAGATGCATTTCGCGCACGCCGGCGTGGTGCGCGGCGCGGCGATCTATGCCGGCGGCGTCGACTGGTGCGCGCAGGACAACGTCGCGCTGGCGCTGGTCGACTGCGGCGGCGAGACGGTGAACGGTCAGGCGCTCTACAGCAGTACGCTCGCGCAATCGGAGTCGTACGTCGACCAGCAGTCGGCGGCGCAGACGATCGATCCGGAAGCGGACATCGCCGGTCAGCCCGTCTACCTGTGGTCGGGGACGCAAGACCAGGTCGTCAACCCGAAAGAGATGGCCGATCTGGCCGCCGAGTACGAGCATTACGGTGCTCGCGTCACGTTCGACAACGGCTATCCGGCCAACCACGGTTGGGAGTCACCCAACGGGCAGGTCGCGTGCGGCACGGCGGCCGAGCCGTACATGATCGCCTGCGAGGGCGCGAACGGACAGCCGTACGACTCCGAGCAGACCTGGCTGACGCTGTTCCTCGGCACGCTGCAGCCTCGTAACGACGGGACGCTGCGCGGAGCGCTGTTGCGCTTCGACCAGACCGAGTTCGGCGCGTCGGCGGCGAACTCGATGGATACCAACGGCACGGTCTTCGTTCCGCAGACGTGCGCCGCCGGCGCGAGCTGCGGCCTCGTCGTCGCGCTGCACGGATGCCTGCAAGGCCACGCGCAAATCGGCGACGACTTCGTCACCGAGGGCGGCATCGATCAGTGGGCCGACGGCAACGGCATCGTCGTCCTCTATCCGTACGCCGTCGAGTCGGCCGGCCCGCAGCCGTACAACCCGCAGGGCTGCTGGGACTGGTGGGGCTACGACGACCCGAGCTATGCCCTCAAGGCCGGCACGCAGATGCAGATCATCTACGCGATGGTCCAGCGCGTCGCCGGCACCCCGTAG